A single Botrytis cinerea B05.10 chromosome 1, complete sequence DNA region contains:
- the BcatrO gene encoding BcatrO produces the protein MAGMEETSTHSRDTLGTSSRPETAIDIKMENDRSDSSNDITSGSDTDHTAEITLLARKMTARSAYSTIDTENGPFNPVPGSKLDPMSENFKPRAWVKSLLHLKSRDPENFPDRTAGIGFRNLNVYGYGNATDYQKNVVNAWLGLGGLLRTITGTQRPQRIDILHDFDGLVQSGEMLVVLGPPGSGCSTLLKTIAGETHGIYLGEESELNYQGISAKDMRTQFRGEAIYTAEVDVHFPMLSVGDTLAFAAMARAPRHLPGNVDKWTYATQTRDVIMAMFGITHTMNTRVGDDFIRGVSGGERKRVSIAEASLSGAPLQCWDNSTRGLDSANAIEFCKTLRQSTDLTGTTACVAIYQAPGAAYNIFDKVTVLYEGHQIFFGHTESAKSYFENLGFQCPDRQTDCDFLTSMTSAEERVVRPGWEDRVPKTASEFAAIWKSSGERARLLEEIAAYNQRYPIGGEHLERFQVSRKAQQSKRQRVKSPYTLDYIQQINLCLWRGFKRLQGDPSLTITQLVSNFIMAVVVGSVFYNLKEDAGSFFSRGSLLFFAVLINAIASSLEILILYAQRGIVEKHARYALYHPSAEAFASMLTDMPYKILNAFTFNVPLYFLTNLKREPGPFFFFVLTSFLLTLAMSMVFRTIAASSRTLAQALAPGSIVILSLLIYSGFAIPKPYILGWSKWIYYLDPLSYAFESLMVNEFSGRNYSCTQYVPAGAAYAASVGQEIICAAVGAKPGQNFVNGDDYINSAFQYKHEHKWRNLGIVIAFAIGFCATHVLATEYITEKKSKGEVLLFPRGVVAAKLLAKKTTDVESPSEKPVHYQNNDSKTVQPAIISDQAAIFHWEDVCYDIKIKGEPRRILDHVNGWVKPGTLTALMGVSGAGKTTLLDVLASRVTMGVITGGMLVDGQQRDQSFQRSTGYVQQQDLHLLTTTVREALTFSALLRQPGHVSREEKLKYVDEVIDLLDMELYADAVVGVPGEGLNVEQRKRLTIGVELAAKPQLLLFLDEPTSGLDSQTSWIICNLMEKLKNSGQAILCTIHQPSAMLFQRFDRLLFLAKGGRTVYFGEIGQNSKTLTNYFERNGAPKCPPEANPAEWMLEIIGAAPGSSSEIDWLQTWLSSPEYTETKRELTNLIETRPQIAATRDVSHQKGLYDEFAAPFTLQFREVTKRVFEQYWRTPSYIYSKAALSIGSAMFIGFSFFHAKNTRQGLQNQTFSLFMLLSVFGQLAQQIMPNFVTQRSLYEVRERPSKTYSWKAFVLSNIIVEMPWNVLLAVFMYLTWYYPIGFQQNAVPTDAVAERGALMFLYMLTYLVFTSTFAIMIVAGMDQAAEGANIANLLFSLSLIFCGVLATKDSLPGFWIFMYRVSPFTYIVAGMLSAGVANTDITCAANEYLLMQPVSGSTCGQYLDEYITATSGYVLNSNATSDCLYCPIIDTNEYLASISVYWSEAWRNLGIVWVYIFVNVIGALAIYWLVRMPKKVKDEKSNKA, from the exons ATGGCTGGCATGGAGGAAACGTCCACACACTCGAGGGATACACTGGGCACCAGTTCCCGTCCGGAGACAGCAATTGATATCAAGATGGAAAACGACCGTTCTGACTCCTCGAACGATATCACTTCGGGATCAGATACGGACCATACTGCTGAGATCACGTTGCTTGCGAGGAAAATGACTGCTCGCTCAGCATATTCAACCATTGATACTGAAAATGGCCCTTTCAACCCAGTCCCAGGTTCAAAACTCGATCCTATGTCTGAGAACTTCAAGCCCCGTGCATGGGTCAAAAGTCTGCTGCACCTCAAGTCAAGAGATCCGGAGAATTTTCCCGATAGAACCGCCGGAATCGGATTTCGCAACCTCAATGTTTATGGTTATGGAAATGCAACAGATTACCAAAAGAACGTCGTAAACGCGTGGTTGGGGCTTGGAGGCCTACTCCGGACGATAACCGGAACTCAACGCCCACAAAGGATTGATATTTTGCACGACTTCGATGGCCTTGTGCAGAGCGGGGAGATGCTTGTTGTTCTGGGACCCCCAGGGTCTGGCTGTTCGACCTTACTGAAAACAATCGCCGGTGAAACTCATGGTATTTATCTTGGTGAAGAGTCTGAACTCAACTACCAAG GTATCAGTGCTAAAGACATGAGAACACAGTTCCGTGGCGAAGCAATCTACACGGCAGAAGTAGACGTGCACTTTCCTATGCTCAGCGTTGGTGATACTCTAGCTTTTGCAGCAATGGCAAGGGCCCCAAGACATTTGCCAGGCAATGTCGACAAGTGGACCTACGCAACTCAGACGCGAGACGTTATTATGGCAATGTTTGGTATTACTCACACTATGAATACCCGGGTCGGTGACGATTTCATACGGGGAGTAAGTGGTGGTGAAAGGAAACGTGTCAGTATCGCCGAGGCCTCCCTCAGTGGAGCTCCCTTGCAGTGTTGGGACAACAGTACCCGAGGCCTTGACTCAGCCAATGCAATTGAATTCTGCAAGACACTTCGTCAATCCACTGATCTTACCGGCACAACTGCTTGTGTTGCTATTTATCAAGCACCAGGCGCTGCATACAATATTTTTGACAAGGTGACCGTTCTATACGAGGGCCACCAGATCTTCTTTGGTCATACCGAGAGCGCAAAGAGCTACTTCGAGAACCTAGGATTCCAGTGCccagatagacagacagattGCGACTTTCTTACCTCTATGACGAGTGCGGAGGAGAGAGTCGTCCGGCCAGGATGGGAAGATAGAGTTCCGAAAACCGCGAGTGAGTTTGCTGCAATCTGGAAGTCTAGTGGTGAAAGAGCTCGCCTGTTGGAAGAGATTGCTGCGTATAACCAAAGATATCCCATTGGTGGTGAGCATTTGGAGAGGTTTCAAGTATCTAGGAAAGCACAACAGTCTAAACGACA GCGCGTCAAGTCTCCATATACTCTAGATTATATTCAGCAAATCAACCTCTGCCTATGGCGAGGGTTCAAAAGACTACAGGGTGACCCAAGTCTGACAATCACCCAGTTGGTCAGTAACTTCATCATGGCTGTTGTCGTCGGAAGCGTCTTCTATAACCTAAAAGAAGACGCCGGCAGTTTCTTCTCCCGAGGATCTCTTCTATTCTTCGCTGTCTTGATTAACGCCATCGCCAGTTCACTTGAG ATTCTCATCCTGTATGCCCAGCGAGGCATCGTCGAAAAGCACGCCAGATACGCCCTGTACCACCCCTCAGCTGAGGCGTTCGCCTCGATGCTAACTGATATGCCTTACAAGATACTAAATGCATTTACATTTAATGTTCCCCTATACTTCTTGACGAACTTAAAACGAGAACCAGggcccttcttcttcttcgttttgACGAGCTTCTTGCTTACACTTGCAATGTCTATGGTCTTTCGAACTATCGCCGCAAGCTCTCGGACCCTGGCTCAGGCTTTGGCGCCGGGTTCGATTGTCATTCTTTCATTGCTCATCTACTCTGGATTCGCGATTCCAAAGCCTTATATCCTTGGTTGGTCGAAATGGATTTATTATCTCGACCCTCTGTCTTACGCCTTCGAGAGTCTCATGGTAAACGAATTCAGCGGCCGAAACTACTCATGTACCCAGTACGTCCCTGCAGGTGCCGCATATGCTGCGAGCGTAGGTCAAGAGATTATATGTGCTGCAGTTGGTGCCAAGCCTGGTCAGAATTTTGTCAACGGAGACGACTACATTAACTCTGCTTTCCAGTACAAGCATGAACATAAGTGGAG GAATCTTGGTATCGTTATCGCGTTCGCCATAGGATTCTGTGCAACCCACGTTCTCGCAACAGAGTATATCActgaaaagaaatcaaagggAGAGGTTCTCCTTTTCCCTCGGGGCGTTGTTGCTGCCAAGTTACTAGCTAAGAAAACAACTGACGTCGAGTCTCCATCTGAGAAGCCAGTTCATTACCAGAATAACGATAGCAAGACAGTTCAGCCAGCTATTATCAGTGATCAGGCGGCCATATTTCACTGGGAGGATGTTTGCTACGACATTAAGATCAAGGGCGAGCCACGACGAATTTTGGACCACGTTAACGGATGGGTTAAACCAGGGACTCTCACTGCTCTCATG GGTGTATCTGGGGCAGGCAAGACAACCCTTCTTGATGTGCTTGCTAGCCGTGTCACAATGGGCGTGATCACCGGAGGAATGCTTGTTGACGGCCAACAACGGGATCAATCTTTTCAACGGAGCACTGGGTATGTTCAACAACAGGATTTACATTTGTTGACCACGACTGTGAGGGAGGCATTGACTTTCAGTGCACTTTTACGACAACCAGGCCACGTATCCCGAGAAGAGAAACTCAAATATGTCGATGAAGTTATTGATCTCCTAGACATGGAACTCTACGCTGATGCTGTTGTTGGAGTTCCCGGGGAAGGTTTAAACGTGGAACAGCGAAAAAGACTGACGATCGGGGTTGAGCTTGCCGCTAAGCCACAACTTCTACTCTTCCTGGATGAACCCACCTCTGGTCTGGACAGTCAAACATCATGGATTATCTGCAACTTGATGGAAAAGCTAAAAAATAGCGGACAAGCCATTCTATGTACGATTCACCAGCCATCAGCTATGCTCTTTCAACGATTTGATCGGTTGTTATTCCTTGCAAAGGGTGGTAGGACCGTGTATTTCGGGGAAATTGGTCAGAACTCCAAGACTCTAACTAATTATTTCGAGAGAAACGGTGCTCCTAAATGTCCCCCGGAAGCAAACCCGGCGGAGTGGATGCTTGAAATTATTGGTGCTGCTCCTGGCTCAAGTTCGGAAATCGATTGGCTACAGACATGGTTATCAAGTCCCGAGTACACAGAGACGAAAAGGGAACTTACCAATCTGATAGAGACTCGACCCCAGATCGCGGCTACGAGAGATGTGAGTCATCAGAAGGGCTTGTACGATGAATTTGCAGCACCGTTCACTCTCCAGTTTCGGGAAGTCACCAAAAGGGTATTCGAACAGTACTGGCGCACACCTTCGTACATTTATTCAAAGGCCGCGTTATCTATCGGTTCC GCTATGTTTATTGgcttttccttcttccatGCCAAAAATACTCGACAGGGCTTACAAAACCAGACGTTCTCACTCTTCATGCTTCTCAGTGTTTTCGGACAACTCGCACAACAGATCATGCCTAATTTCGTTACTCAAAGATCTCTATATGAGGTCCGTGAAAGACCGTCCAAAACATATTCGTGGAAAGCATTCGTGCTGTCGAATATCATTGTCGAAATGCCCTGGAATGTTCTCCTAGCAGTGTTTATGTATCTGACCTGGTACTATCCAATCGGATTTCAGCAGAATGCGGTACCAACCGACGCCGTTGCTGAGAGGGGCGCACTGATGTTTCTCTATATGCTCACATACCTCGTTTTCACCTCAACATTCGCCATTATGATTGTGGCGGGAATGGACCAAGCCGCAGAGGGTGCGAATATTGCCAACCTGCTATTTTCGCTATCACTGATTTTCTGTGGTGTTCTGGCAACAAAAGACTCACTACCTGGTTTCTGGATCTTTATGTATCGGGTATCTCCGTTTACATATATAGTTGCGGGAATGTTATCAGCCGGTGTAGCAAACACGGATATCACGTGCGCTGCTAACGAGTACCTCCTCATGCAACCTGTCTCCGGATCGACCTGTGGGCAGTATCTCGACGAATATATCACTGCCACTAGTGGTTATGTCCTTAATAGCAATGCAACCAGCGACTGTTTGTACTGTCCAATTATCGATACAAATGAATACTTGGCGAGCATCTCTGTTTACTGGAGTGAAGCATGGAGGAACCTTGGCATAGTTTGGGTCTACATCTTTGTCAACGTCATTGGGGCATTGGCAATCTACTGGTTAGTCCGCATGCCGAAGAAAGTCAAGGACGAGAAGAGCAACAAGGCGTAA
- the Bcbna4 gene encoding Bcbna4, with protein MSGQSSRQKTVIIGAGPVGALAALYAAQRGDDVEIYELRSDLRDPSTTPLNFTKSINLALSERGINAIRQSDRTALLDSIMKEAIPMGGRMIHGETADKELYEQSQDYDIHGRSIYAVDRGDLNKRLLDELESLPNVKFKFNHKLTGADFKNKKAWFEVHGGKSLQWSVEIRDQEVEVDFDFLIGADGAHSATRYHLMKYLRMDYQQEYIDTLWCEFTIDAQKQIGEDPASRFKISPNHLHIWPGKDFMFIAIPSTDGSFTCTLFMPSKPFNELEADPKDVPAFFDEHFPGVTKLIDHASLISSFKNNPHLPLISIKCKPYHFQDSVVILGDAAHAMVPFYGQGMNAGLEDVRVLYSVLDGERRNFPLLSTEACRSVALSVYSEIRKADAHAINDLAFENYFEMRAAVISPVYKFRKWLEETLSVYVPRLGWQTKYSRVSFSNERYSEIVKKSQKQGKLIIVGLVSVLTSPIVIGGVLAFYRWRRAHAPTRGFMKYVTKLGALLGWKTA; from the exons ATGTCTGGACAATCTTCAAGACAGAAGACTGTTATCATTGGAGCTGGCCCGGTCGGAGCTTTGGCTGCTTTATATGCAGCTCAACGAGGGGATGATGTAGAAATATATGAACTCCGAAGTG ATCTTCGGGATCCTTCCACAACACCTCTCAATTTCacaaaatctatcaatctcGCTTTATCCGAGCGGGGAATTAATGCCATAAGACAATCTGATCGCACAGCACTTCTTGACAGTATCATGAAAGAGGCGATACCGATGGGTGGTAGGATGATTCACGGCGAAACGGCTGATAAGGAGCTTTACGAACAGTCTCAAGACTATGATATCCATGGAAGA TCAATATATGCCGTAGACAGAGGAGATCTCAATAAGAGACTACTCGATGAGCTCGAGTCTCTTCCGAATGTCAAATTCAAGTTCAATCACAAACTAACCGGAGctgatttcaaaaacaaaaaggcATGGTTTGAAGTTCACGGTGGAAAATCACTTCAATGGTCCGTCGAAATTAGAGACcaagaagtagaagtagattttgatttcctcaTTGGAGCTGATGGGGCTCATTCGGCTACACGTTATCACTTAATGAAATATCTCCGAATGGATTATCAGCAAGAGTATATCGACACTCTGTGGTGTGAGTTCACGATAGATGCTCAAAAGCAGATTGGGGAGGATCCAGCATCTCGTTTCAAGATATCTCCAAATCACTTACATATCTGGCCTGGTAAAGATTTTATGTTCATTGCAATCCCTAGCACG GATGGCTCATTTACTTGCACTCTCTTCATGCCATCGAAGCCGTTCAATGAGCTCGAAGCCGACCCTAAAGATGTCCCGGCTTTCTTCGACGAACATTTCCCAGGTGTCACCAAATTAATCGATCATGCTTCTTTAATATCATCATTCAAAAACAACCCACATCTTCCACTCATAAGCATAAAATGCAAACCTTACCATTTCCAAGATTCGGTCGTCATCCTCGGTGATGCCGCTCACGCCATGGTACCTTTTTACGGACAAGGAATGAACGCGGGTCTGGAAGATGTCCGCGTTCTCTATTCCGTTCTCGATGGTGAGAGGCGCAATTTCCCCCTTCTCAGCACCGAAGCCTGTCGTTCTGTTGCTCTGAGCGTCTACTCCGAAATCCGTAAAGCCGATGCACACGCTATCAACGATCTAGCTTTCGAAAACTACTTTGAAATGCGCGCAGCTGTTATCTCACCGGTCTACAAATTCCGCAAATGGTTAGAAGAAACATTGAGTGTATACGTACCTCGCCTTGGATGGCAAACCAAGTACTCTCGTGTTAGTTTTAGCAACGAGCGATATTCTGAAATTGTAAAGAAGAGCCAGAAACAGGGCAAATTGATCATAGTGGGTTTGGTGAGTGTATTGACTTCACCCATCGTGATTGGAGGAGTATTGGCATTTTATAGATGGAGAAGAGCTCATGCTCCTACAAGGGGGTTCATGAAATACGTAACGAAGCTGGGAGCATTATTGGGATGGAAGACTGCTTGA